The following proteins are co-located in the Pseudomonas sp. ATCC 13867 genome:
- a CDS encoding peptidoglycan DD-metalloendopeptidase family protein: protein MLGRSIFLCGLLAASGTASAVTIYKYTDANGVVTYTDKAVAGAAVFVFRDRMVEHLEQQVKLETRKHAGGETLQVRNDLYAPVEVELSVTGVQNAIGAPERPIRWVLPPRSAIRLATLTPRNPGKPLVYQPKLRYALGDPRQQPLSYRYALPWMGGPFRLTQGANGRYSHFTPKGRYAMDIAMPEGTPIIAARGGTVVKIENDQSGRGKNPSGNFVRILHDDGTMGVYLHLMRGSVLVHEGQRVATGTSLARSGNTGNSSGPHLHFVVQRNVGLALESIPYDFSQPVDTLPNFAVVKEN from the coding sequence ATGCTAGGGCGCAGTATCTTCTTGTGCGGTCTGCTGGCCGCATCGGGGACGGCTTCGGCCGTGACCATCTACAAGTACACCGACGCCAATGGCGTCGTCACCTACACGGACAAGGCCGTGGCGGGGGCGGCGGTGTTCGTCTTCCGCGATCGCATGGTCGAGCACCTGGAACAGCAGGTGAAGCTGGAGACCAGGAAGCACGCCGGCGGCGAGACGCTGCAGGTGCGTAATGACCTGTATGCGCCAGTCGAGGTGGAGCTGAGCGTGACCGGTGTGCAGAACGCCATCGGCGCGCCGGAGCGCCCGATCCGCTGGGTACTGCCGCCGCGCAGTGCCATCCGCCTGGCGACACTGACCCCACGTAATCCCGGCAAACCCTTGGTGTACCAGCCCAAACTGCGTTACGCGCTGGGCGATCCGCGTCAGCAGCCGCTGTCTTACCGGTACGCGCTGCCCTGGATGGGCGGTCCGTTCCGCCTGACCCAGGGCGCCAATGGCCGCTACAGCCATTTCACGCCCAAGGGCCGTTATGCGATGGACATCGCCATGCCCGAGGGCACGCCGATCATCGCCGCCCGTGGCGGCACCGTGGTGAAGATCGAGAACGACCAGAGCGGGCGCGGCAAGAATCCGTCCGGCAACTTCGTGCGCATCCTGCATGACGACGGCACTATGGGGGTGTACCTGCACCTGATGCGCGGCTCGGTGCTGGTCCATGAAGGACAGCGTGTCGCCACCGGCACCTCCCTGGCGCGCTCGGGCAACACCGGTAACAGCAGCGGCCCGCACCTGCACTTCGTGGTGCAGCGCAACGTCGGCCTGGCGCTGGAGTCGATTCCCTACGACTTCTCCCAACCGGTGGATACCTTGCCGAACTTCGCGGTGGTGAAGGAGAACTGA
- a CDS encoding hemolysin family protein — MDPSPSSNLLTYFADFGLILFALFLVVLNGFFVAAEFAMVKLRSTRVETIVKQHGWRGTILRKVHNQLDAYLSACQLGITLASLGLGWVGEPAFAEVLEPLLAAVGVHSEEVIRGVSFFTAFFIISYLHIVVGELAPKSWAIRKPELLSLWTAVPLYLFYWLMYPAIWLLNASANTILKIAGQGEPGPHHEHHYSRDELKLILHSSRAHDPSDQGMRVLASAVELGELEVVDWANSREDLVYLERNAPLDDILATIRRHKYSRYPVYDNGKGEFIGLLHIKDLLLALTTLESLPESFDLDELTHPLEMVTKHMPLARLLEQFRQGGSHFALVEEADHKVIGYLTMEDVLEVLVGDIQDEHRKAERGIVSYQPGKLLVRGDTPLFKLERLLSIDLDHVEADTLAGLVYDTLKRVPEEEEVLDTEGLRIIVKKMKGPKIVLAKVVKLD, encoded by the coding sequence ATGGACCCTTCCCCCAGTAGCAACCTCCTGACTTACTTCGCCGATTTCGGCCTGATTCTTTTCGCTCTCTTCCTCGTCGTACTCAACGGCTTCTTCGTGGCCGCCGAGTTCGCCATGGTCAAGCTGCGCTCCACCCGCGTGGAAACCATCGTCAAGCAGCACGGCTGGCGGGGCACCATCCTGCGCAAGGTGCACAACCAGCTCGACGCCTATCTCTCCGCCTGTCAGCTGGGCATCACCCTGGCCTCCCTGGGCCTGGGCTGGGTCGGCGAGCCGGCCTTCGCCGAAGTGCTCGAACCGCTGCTGGCCGCGGTCGGCGTGCACTCCGAGGAAGTCATCCGCGGCGTGTCGTTCTTCACCGCGTTCTTCATCATTTCCTACCTGCACATCGTGGTCGGCGAGCTGGCGCCCAAGTCCTGGGCGATCCGCAAGCCGGAGCTGCTGTCACTGTGGACGGCGGTGCCGCTGTACCTGTTCTACTGGCTGATGTACCCGGCGATCTGGCTGCTCAACGCCAGCGCCAACACCATCCTGAAGATCGCCGGGCAAGGCGAGCCGGGGCCGCACCACGAGCACCACTACAGCCGCGACGAGCTCAAGCTGATCCTGCACTCCAGCCGCGCCCACGACCCCAGCGACCAGGGCATGCGCGTACTGGCCTCGGCGGTGGAACTGGGCGAGCTGGAAGTGGTGGACTGGGCCAATTCCCGCGAAGATCTGGTCTACCTGGAGCGCAACGCGCCGCTGGACGACATCCTCGCCACCATCCGCCGCCACAAGTACAGCCGCTACCCGGTGTACGACAACGGCAAGGGCGAGTTCATCGGCCTGCTGCACATCAAGGACCTGCTGCTGGCCCTGACCACGCTGGAGAGCCTGCCGGAGTCCTTCGACCTCGACGAGCTGACCCATCCGCTGGAAATGGTCACCAAGCACATGCCGCTGGCTCGTCTGCTGGAGCAGTTCCGCCAGGGCGGTTCGCACTTCGCGCTGGTGGAGGAAGCCGACCACAAGGTGATCGGCTACCTGACGATGGAGGACGTGCTGGAAGTGCTGGTCGGCGATATCCAGGACGAACACCGCAAGGCCGAGCGCGGCATCGTCTCCTACCAGCCGGGCAAGCTGCTGGTGCGCGGCGACACGCCGCTGTTCAAGCTGGAGCGCCTGCTGAGCATCGACCTCGACCATGTCGAGGCGGACACCCTCGCCGGCCTGGTCTACGACACCCTCAAGCGCGTGCCGGAGGAAGAGGAAGTGCTCGACACCGAAGGCCTGCGCATCATCGTGAAGAAGATGAAGGGTCCGAAGATCGTCCTCGCCAAGGTGGTGAAGCTGGACTGA
- the pstB gene encoding phosphate ABC transporter ATP-binding protein PstB encodes MQHETATHGIDIGALGRGDRQGMNLESETVALEVPGLSLFYGEKQALFDVSMNIPKQRVTAFIGPSGCGKSTLLRCFNRMNDLVDGCNVKGEILLDGHNIFAKNVDVAELRRRVGMVFQKPNPFPKSIYENVVYGLRIQGINKKRVLDEAVEWALKGAALWDEVKDRLHESALGLSGGQQQRLVIARTIAVEPEVLLLDEPCSALDPISTLKIEELIYELKSKFTIVIVTHNMQQAARVSDYTAFMYMGKLIEFGDTDTLFTNPAKKQTEDYITGRYG; translated from the coding sequence ATGCAACATGAAACCGCTACCCACGGCATCGACATCGGCGCGCTCGGCCGTGGCGACCGTCAGGGCATGAACCTGGAGAGCGAGACCGTCGCCCTCGAAGTGCCCGGCCTGAGCCTGTTCTACGGCGAGAAGCAGGCACTGTTCGACGTCAGCATGAACATCCCCAAGCAGCGCGTGACCGCCTTCATCGGCCCGTCCGGCTGCGGCAAGTCCACCCTGCTGCGCTGCTTCAACCGTATGAACGACCTGGTCGACGGTTGCAACGTGAAGGGCGAGATCCTCCTCGACGGCCACAACATCTTCGCCAAGAACGTCGACGTCGCCGAACTGCGCCGCCGCGTCGGCATGGTGTTCCAGAAGCCCAACCCGTTCCCCAAGAGCATCTACGAGAACGTGGTGTACGGCCTGCGCATCCAGGGCATCAACAAGAAGCGCGTGCTCGACGAAGCCGTCGAGTGGGCCCTCAAGGGCGCCGCGCTGTGGGACGAGGTGAAGGACCGCCTGCACGAATCCGCCCTCGGCCTCTCCGGCGGTCAGCAGCAGCGTCTGGTCATCGCCCGCACCATCGCCGTGGAACCGGAAGTCCTGCTGCTCGACGAGCCGTGCTCGGCACTGGACCCGATCTCCACCCTGAAGATCGAAGAGCTGATCTACGAGCTGAAGTCCAAGTTCACCATCGTCATCGTCACCCACAACATGCAGCAGGCCGCGCGCGTCTCCGACTACACGGCGTTCATGTACATGGGCAAGCTGATCGAGTTCGGCGATACCGATACCCTGTTCACCAACCCGGCCAAGAAGCAGACGGAAGACTACATCACCGGTCGCTACGGCTAG
- the phoU gene encoding phosphate signaling complex protein PhoU — MINKESLTHHISQQFNAELEDVRSHLLAMGGLVEKQVNDAVNALIDADSGLAQQVREIDDQINQMERNIDEECLRILARRQPAASDLRLIISISKSVIDLERIGDEASKIARRAIQLCEEGESPRGYVEVRHIGGQVRKMVQEALDAFARFDADLALSVAQYDKTVDREYKTALRELVTYMMEDPRAISRVLNVIWALRSLERIGDHARNIAELVIYLVRGTDVRHIGLTRMKEEVQGTGNGDKPQ, encoded by the coding sequence ATGATCAACAAAGAAAGCCTCACCCATCACATCTCGCAGCAGTTCAACGCCGAGCTGGAAGATGTGCGCAGCCATCTGCTGGCCATGGGCGGCCTGGTGGAGAAGCAGGTCAACGACGCGGTCAACGCGCTGATCGACGCCGACTCGGGCCTGGCCCAGCAGGTGCGCGAGATCGACGACCAGATCAACCAGATGGAGCGCAACATCGACGAGGAATGCCTGCGCATCCTCGCCCGCCGCCAGCCGGCCGCCTCCGACCTGCGCCTGATCATCAGCATCTCCAAATCGGTGATCGACCTCGAGCGCATCGGCGACGAAGCCTCGAAGATCGCCCGCCGCGCCATCCAGCTGTGCGAGGAAGGCGAGTCGCCGCGCGGCTACGTCGAGGTGCGCCACATTGGCGGTCAGGTGCGCAAGATGGTGCAGGAGGCACTGGATGCCTTCGCCCGCTTCGATGCGGACCTGGCGCTGTCTGTGGCCCAGTACGACAAGACCGTCGATCGCGAGTACAAGACCGCCCTGCGCGAGCTGGTCACCTACATGATGGAAGACCCGCGGGCCATTTCCCGCGTGCTCAATGTCATCTGGGCCCTGCGTTCGCTGGAGCGCATCGGCGACCACGCGCGCAACATCGCCGAACTGGTGATCTACCTGGTGCGCGGTACCGATGTCCGCCACATCGGCCTGACCCGTATGAAGGAAGAAGTGCAGGGCACCGGCAACGGCGACAAGCCCCAGTAA
- the pstS gene encoding phosphate ABC transporter substrate-binding protein PstS, protein MKLKRLMAALTFVAAGVGTASAVAAIDPALPEYQKASGVSGNLSSVGSDTLANLMTMWAEEYKRLYPNVNVQIQAAGSSTAPPALTEGTANLGPMSRKMKDVELQAFEQKYGYKPTAVPVAVDALAIFVHKDNPIKGLTMQQVDAIFSSTRLCGGKSEVKTWGDLGLTGDWANKPVQLFGRNSVSGTYGYFKEEALCKGDYKPNVNEQPGSASVVQSVSQSLNGVGYSGIGYKTASVKTVALAKKAGGEFVEDNEANALNGTYPLSRFLYVYVNKAPNKPLNPLEAQFLKMVLSKSGQQVVVKDGYIPLPAKVAEKASKELGL, encoded by the coding sequence ATGAAACTCAAGCGTTTGATGGCGGCCCTGACTTTTGTCGCCGCGGGCGTAGGCACTGCTAGTGCGGTTGCCGCAATTGATCCGGCTCTGCCGGAATACCAAAAAGCCAGCGGTGTGTCGGGCAACCTGTCGAGCGTCGGCTCCGACACTCTGGCCAACCTGATGACCATGTGGGCCGAAGAGTACAAGCGCCTGTACCCGAACGTGAACGTGCAGATCCAGGCCGCCGGCTCTTCCACCGCACCGCCGGCTCTGACCGAGGGTACTGCCAACCTGGGCCCGATGAGCCGCAAGATGAAGGATGTCGAGCTGCAGGCCTTCGAGCAGAAGTACGGCTACAAGCCGACTGCTGTTCCGGTTGCCGTGGACGCCCTGGCCATCTTCGTGCACAAGGACAACCCCATCAAAGGCCTGACCATGCAGCAGGTCGACGCCATCTTCTCCTCCACCCGCCTGTGCGGCGGCAAGTCGGAAGTGAAGACCTGGGGCGATTTGGGCCTGACCGGCGACTGGGCCAACAAGCCGGTGCAACTGTTCGGCCGTAACTCCGTCTCCGGCACCTACGGCTACTTCAAGGAAGAAGCCCTGTGCAAAGGCGACTACAAGCCGAACGTGAACGAGCAGCCGGGTTCGGCTTCCGTGGTTCAGTCGGTCAGCCAGTCGCTGAACGGCGTGGGCTACTCCGGTATCGGTTACAAGACCGCCAGCGTGAAGACCGTTGCCCTGGCCAAGAAGGCAGGCGGCGAGTTCGTCGAGGACAATGAGGCGAACGCCCTGAACGGCACCTACCCGCTGTCGCGCTTCCTCTACGTCTACGTCAACAAGGCGCCGAACAAGCCGCTGAACCCGCTGGAAGCCCAGTTCCTGAAGATGGTGCTCTCCAAGTCCGGCCAGCAGGTTGTCGTGAAAGACGGCTACATCCCGCTGCCGGCGAAAGTCGCGGAAAAAGCGAGCAAGGAGCTGGGTCTGTAA
- a CDS encoding ABC transporter permease subunit, whose protein sequence is MKTAQAPLLLSIEEQNMVGMRIAANGEVVFFDAKKGDEMDRVALKLPAGSSVTSIAEDQPGHPTVALGLSNGQVLVFKHTYKVTYPDNKKTITPQISYPYGEAAINLDSQGRPLEHVAIVSGDEGLLLAASTGSQMLLLSLTSQENMLTGETSLEEERINLPQIAEPVKAIYMDPRKQWLYVINGRAQADVFDLSTHQLNGRYKLLDDASAEVTASSQLLGGISLMIGDSKGGIGQWFMARGEDGEPRLSHVRDFKLGDQPVTGIAPEQRRKGFLALDRQGNLGIFHSTAHRTLLVENVAPSTGLMALSPRANRLIVEQGGELRRFSVNNPHPEVSWSALWGKVWYESYDKPGYVWQSTAATTDFEPKLSLSPLTFGTLKAAFYAMILAAPLAIAAAVYTAYFMAPGMRRKVKPVIELMEALPTVILGFFAGLFLAPYVEGHLPGIFSLLLLTPLGILAAGLIWSRLPERIRLSLPAGWEAAILIPVVLATGAFALWMSPHLETLFFGGDMRLWISHDLGITYDQRNALVVGLAMGFAVIPNIFSIAEDAIFSVPRSLTYGSLALGATPWQTLTRVVILTASPGIFSALMIGMGRAVGETMIVLMATGNTPVMDVNIFQGMRTLAANVAVEMPESEVGGTHYRVLFLSALVLLSFTFVMNTLAELIRQRLRKKYASL, encoded by the coding sequence CTGAAGACGGCGCAGGCGCCGCTACTGCTGAGCATCGAAGAGCAGAACATGGTGGGCATGCGCATCGCCGCCAACGGCGAGGTGGTGTTCTTCGACGCGAAGAAAGGCGACGAAATGGACCGTGTCGCGCTCAAGCTGCCTGCCGGTAGCAGCGTGACCTCCATCGCCGAAGACCAGCCGGGTCATCCGACCGTGGCGCTGGGCCTGTCCAACGGCCAGGTGCTGGTGTTCAAGCACACCTACAAGGTCACCTATCCGGACAACAAGAAAACCATCACCCCGCAGATCAGCTACCCCTATGGCGAGGCGGCCATCAACCTGGATTCCCAGGGGCGCCCGCTGGAGCACGTAGCGATCGTCTCGGGTGATGAAGGCTTGCTGCTGGCCGCCTCGACCGGTAGCCAGATGCTCCTGCTCAGCCTGACCAGTCAGGAAAACATGCTGACTGGCGAAACCTCGCTGGAAGAGGAGCGCATCAACCTGCCGCAGATCGCCGAGCCGGTGAAGGCGATCTACATGGATCCGCGCAAGCAGTGGCTCTATGTGATCAACGGCCGCGCCCAGGCCGACGTGTTCGACCTGAGCACTCACCAGCTCAACGGCCGCTACAAGCTGCTCGACGACGCCTCCGCCGAAGTGACCGCCAGCAGCCAGTTGCTGGGCGGCATCTCGCTGATGATCGGCGACTCCAAGGGTGGAATCGGTCAGTGGTTCATGGCCCGTGGCGAGGATGGCGAGCCGCGCCTGTCCCATGTGCGTGACTTCAAGCTGGGTGACCAGCCGGTGACCGGCATCGCTCCCGAACAGCGCCGCAAAGGCTTCCTGGCGCTCGACAGGCAGGGCAACCTCGGTATCTTCCACAGCACTGCGCACCGCACCCTGCTGGTGGAGAATGTTGCTCCGTCGACCGGCCTGATGGCTCTCTCGCCGCGCGCCAACCGCCTGATCGTCGAACAGGGTGGCGAGCTGCGCCGCTTCAGCGTCAACAACCCGCACCCGGAAGTGTCCTGGAGCGCGCTGTGGGGCAAGGTCTGGTACGAGAGCTACGACAAGCCGGGTTACGTCTGGCAGTCCACTGCCGCGACCACCGACTTCGAGCCCAAGCTGAGCCTGTCGCCGCTGACCTTCGGTACCCTGAAGGCGGCCTTCTACGCGATGATCCTCGCGGCTCCGCTGGCGATTGCCGCCGCCGTCTACACCGCCTACTTCATGGCCCCGGGCATGCGCCGCAAGGTCAAGCCGGTGATCGAGTTGATGGAGGCGCTGCCGACCGTGATCCTCGGCTTCTTCGCCGGCCTGTTCCTCGCGCCGTACGTCGAAGGCCACCTGCCGGGCATCTTCAGCCTGCTGCTGCTCACGCCGCTGGGCATCCTGGCTGCCGGCCTGATCTGGAGCCGCCTGCCCGAGCGCATCCGCCTGAGCCTGCCGGCCGGCTGGGAAGCGGCGATCCTGATCCCCGTGGTCCTCGCCACCGGCGCCTTCGCCCTGTGGATGAGCCCGCACCTGGAGACCCTGTTCTTCGGCGGCGACATGCGCCTGTGGATCAGCCATGACCTGGGCATCACCTACGACCAGCGCAACGCCCTGGTGGTCGGCCTGGCGATGGGCTTCGCGGTGATCCCGAACATCTTCTCCATCGCCGAAGACGCCATCTTCAGCGTGCCGCGCAGCCTGACCTACGGCTCCCTGGCCCTGGGCGCCACGCCCTGGCAGACGCTGACCCGCGTGGTGATCCTGACCGCCAGCCCGGGCATCTTCTCCGCGCTGATGATCGGCATGGGCCGCGCCGTGGGCGAGACCATGATCGTGCTGATGGCCACCGGCAACACCCCGGTCATGGACGTGAACATCTTCCAGGGCATGCGCACCCTCGCGGCGAACGTCGCGGTGGAAATGCCCGAGTCGGAGGTGGGCGGGACTCACTACCGCGTGCTGTTCCTCTCGGCACTGGTACTGCTGTCCTTCACCTTCGTGATGAACACCCTGGCAGAGCTGATCCGTCAGCGCCTGCGCAAGAAATACGCGTCGCTCTAA
- a CDS encoding response regulator: MAKVSVLVVDDAPFIRDLVKKGLRDHFPGLQIEEAVNGRKAQQFLARQSVDLILCDWEMPELSGIELLSWCREQDNLKTTPFIMVTSRGDKDNVVQAIQAGVSDFIGKPFSNDQLVSKVKKALSRAGKLEALAAQAPQRSLVGAMPNDSLSALTGGKAEVVRPAAAPAAPRSAALAPAAAAPVARSGAKGQQGQLRLPSASLPCVIKALSLKEALLVVKRGTPLPQVLESAVLDLEEDRDVARLNGYLHAVAALEPRPDSEWLQLTFRFVDRDPQKLDYLSRLIARGSTQKHYVPGA, from the coding sequence ATGGCCAAGGTCAGTGTGCTGGTCGTGGATGATGCCCCATTCATCCGGGATCTGGTGAAGAAGGGGCTGCGGGACCATTTCCCCGGCCTGCAGATCGAGGAGGCGGTGAACGGCCGCAAAGCGCAGCAGTTCCTCGCGCGCCAGAGCGTGGACCTGATTCTCTGCGATTGGGAGATGCCCGAGCTGTCGGGTATCGAACTGCTCTCCTGGTGCCGTGAGCAGGACAATCTGAAGACCACGCCCTTCATCATGGTTACCAGCCGTGGCGACAAGGACAACGTGGTGCAGGCCATCCAGGCCGGCGTCTCCGACTTCATCGGCAAGCCGTTCTCCAACGACCAGTTGGTGAGCAAGGTGAAGAAGGCACTGTCCCGCGCCGGCAAGCTCGAAGCGCTGGCCGCCCAGGCGCCGCAGCGCAGCCTGGTTGGCGCCATGCCCAATGACTCGCTCAGCGCCCTTACCGGCGGCAAGGCCGAGGTGGTGCGCCCGGCGGCCGCTCCCGCTGCGCCGCGTTCGGCGGCCCTGGCACCGGCTGCCGCCGCTCCTGTCGCCCGCAGCGGCGCCAAGGGCCAGCAGGGCCAGTTGCGCCTGCCCTCGGCGAGCCTGCCCTGCGTGATCAAGGCACTCAGCCTCAAGGAAGCGCTGCTGGTGGTGAAGCGCGGTACGCCGCTGCCGCAGGTGCTGGAAAGCGCCGTGCTGGACCTGGAGGAGGACCGCGACGTGGCCCGCCTCAATGGCTATCTGCACGCCGTGGCGGCGCTGGAGCCCAGGCCCGACAGCGAGTGGCTGCAACTCACCTTCCGCTTCGTCGACCGCGACCCGCAGAAGCTCGATTACCTGTCACGCCTGATCGCCCGTGGCAGCACCCAGAAGCACTACGTGCCCGGAGCCTGA
- the pstA gene encoding phosphate ABC transporter permease PstA — translation MKQKQESVKAWFASGSPWVWMNAGAVSIAVIMTIGLLAVIAVRGLGHFWPADVIEASYTVPGEAPKTLIGEEVQVEQVPRERLRGAGLPVPDNGPEFMTRELLKLGNRDLYGSDFSWVIGEWLADKRHPAELVTLERREWGNFYGYLLSVKENGKVVAEGPGALAELQTRLTRVDELYAKLYRLEKKDIGGINHGLERLRLKERGLQLNGKLDAAAEADIAAGRAELNAQYKVLEDQLNSLHHEFNRDSIVMRDATGQQTEISVGKLVHAYQPNQMGVGAKLGFYFKKLWEFLSDDPREANTEGGIFPAIFGTVMMTLVMAVIVTPFGVIAAVYLREYARQGLLTRIIRIAVNNLAGVPAIVYGVFGLGFFVYVLGGSLDRMFFPEALPAPTFGTPGLFWASLTLAILAVPVVIVATEEGLARIPRATREGSLALGATKAETLWKVVLPMASPAMMTGLILAVARAAGEVAPLMLVGVVKLAPALPVDGNYPYVHLDQKIMHLGFHIYDVGFQSPNVEAARPLVYATALLLVMVIALLNFSAIAIRNRLREKYKALEN, via the coding sequence GTGAAACAGAAACAGGAATCCGTCAAAGCGTGGTTTGCCAGCGGTTCTCCCTGGGTGTGGATGAACGCCGGTGCGGTGTCCATTGCCGTGATCATGACCATCGGCCTGCTCGCCGTGATCGCCGTGCGCGGTCTCGGCCACTTCTGGCCGGCGGACGTGATCGAGGCGAGCTATACCGTTCCCGGTGAAGCGCCCAAGACCCTGATCGGTGAAGAGGTGCAGGTCGAACAGGTGCCCCGCGAGCGCCTGCGCGGTGCTGGTTTGCCGGTGCCGGACAACGGCCCCGAGTTCATGACCCGCGAGCTGCTCAAGCTGGGCAACCGCGACCTCTACGGCAGCGATTTCTCCTGGGTGATCGGCGAGTGGCTGGCCGACAAGCGTCATCCGGCCGAGCTGGTGACCCTGGAGCGTCGCGAGTGGGGCAACTTCTATGGCTACCTGCTGAGCGTTAAGGAAAACGGCAAGGTGGTCGCCGAAGGTCCGGGCGCCCTGGCCGAACTGCAGACCCGCCTGACGCGCGTCGATGAGCTCTACGCCAAGCTCTACCGGTTGGAGAAGAAGGACATCGGTGGCATCAACCACGGCCTCGAGCGCTTGCGCCTGAAAGAGCGCGGCCTGCAGCTCAATGGCAAGCTGGATGCCGCCGCCGAGGCCGACATCGCCGCCGGTCGCGCCGAGCTGAACGCCCAGTACAAGGTGCTGGAGGACCAGCTCAACAGCCTGCACCATGAGTTCAACCGCGACAGCATCGTCATGCGCGATGCCACCGGCCAGCAGACCGAGATCAGCGTCGGCAAGCTGGTGCACGCCTACCAGCCGAACCAGATGGGCGTGGGCGCCAAGCTGGGCTTCTACTTCAAGAAGCTGTGGGAGTTCTTGAGCGACGACCCGCGCGAGGCGAACACCGAGGGCGGTATCTTCCCGGCCATCTTCGGTACCGTGATGATGACTCTGGTGATGGCCGTGATCGTCACCCCGTTCGGTGTGATCGCCGCCGTCTACCTGCGCGAGTACGCTCGCCAGGGCCTGCTGACCCGCATCATCCGCATCGCGGTGAACAACCTCGCGGGCGTTCCGGCGATCGTCTACGGCGTGTTCGGCCTGGGCTTCTTCGTCTACGTGCTGGGCGGTTCGCTCGACCGGATGTTCTTCCCCGAAGCCCTGCCGGCACCGACCTTCGGCACGCCCGGGCTGTTCTGGGCCTCGCTGACCCTGGCCATCCTCGCGGTGCCGGTGGTGATCGTCGCCACCGAGGAAGGTCTGGCGCGCATCCCGAGGGCTACCCGCGAAGGCTCCCTCGCCCTGGGCGCGACCAAGGCCGAGACCCTGTGGAAAGTGGTCCTGCCGATGGCCAGCCCGGCGATGATGACTGGCCTGATCCTCGCCGTGGCCCGCGCCGCCGGTGAAGTGGCGCCGCTGATGCTGGTGGGCGTGGTGAAGCTGGCTCCGGCGCTGCCGGTGGACGGCAACTACCCATACGTGCACCTGGACCAGAAGATCATGCACCTGGGCTTCCACATCTATGACGTCGGCTTCCAGAGCCCGAACGTCGAGGCCGCGCGCCCGCTGGTGTACGCCACCGCGCTGCTGCTGGTGATGGTGATCGCCCTGCTGAACTTCTCGGCCATCGCGATTCGTAACCGCCTGCGCGAAAAGTACAAGGCGCTGGAAAACTGA